The following proteins come from a genomic window of Zygotorulaspora mrakii chromosome 8, complete sequence:
- the ULA1 gene encoding Ula1p (similar to Saccharomyces cerevisiae ULA1 (YPL003W); ancestral locus Anc_8.86) produces MLKVHSDREFTNVMKQFGLTLVSEMDRYDRQLRLWGNDGQEKLKNAHIGILTPCYPTNLIHEVLKNVLLLGVLQITIVSMDSGEGAGTRKEDPLAFFDEKALFGIKGLNPTGDGKKRQIDWDDAKASVDWSAFSVILELDLGWKQFTAWERFKSEAKYVNFPPSLVMLTTGRFSYYHLALTEPHFVINTRLEHMLPVFRFNNPWYELRRFIDSIEPPTLSSEEFSKLPYPVIIFKVLEWCLEKPKSSKELQEKIDLYLDSMKVPKNIDLNVIEAKRFAHLATKIVDHKLQGTLDLLDQCKHYLSIDLKKRWYSDFNKQMAALLYCLEKYIKRFGDIPLSGEFPDMESGSAHYGALKSIYDDKKLHDLKAFKEIVYKLLGDRVPDTLVESFCNNLGFISCLSPTTTALDSLYECQGSDSLMANTAPIGYCYPNDAFMAGLISQEMIKIVTHQYLPINDTFKYDAFNIESGAYKL; encoded by the coding sequence ATGCTGAAAGTGCATAGTGATAGGGAATTTACAAATGTGATGAAACAGTTCGGTCTCACGTTGGTCTCTGAAATGGACAGATATGATAGACAGCTGAGACTATGGGGGAATGATGGTCAggaaaagctgaaaaatgcGCACATTGGTATACTGACACCGTGTTATCCCACAAATTTAATACACGAAGtgctgaaaaatgttttacTATTGGGAGTTCTGCAGATCACCATAGTGTCTATGGATAGTGGTGAGGGGGCTGGCACGAGGAAAGAAGACCCCCTCGCTTTCTTCGACGAGAAGGCGCTCTTTGGTATAAAGGGTCTGAATCCTACAGGcgatggaaaaaaaaggcaaaTAGATTGGGATGACGCGAAGGCTTCTGTTGACTGGTCGGCGTTTTCTGTCATATTAGAGTTGGATCTGGGGTGGAAACAATTCACGGCCTGGGAGCGTTTCAAATCAGAGGCAAAATATGTCAATTTCCCTCCATCTCTAGTCATGCTCACAACGGGGAGATTCAGTTACTATCACCTAGCTCTGACCGAACCACATTTTGTTATAAACACGCGATTGGAGCACATGCTACCGGTGTTCCGTTTCAACAATCCATGGTATGAGCTGCGGCGGTTTATAGATTCCATTGAGCCGCCCACGTTGTCCAGTGAGGAATTCTCAAAGCTACCCTATCCagttatcattttcaaagtgTTGGAATGGTGCCTTGAGAAACCGAAAAGCTCAAAAGAGCTCCAGGAAAAAATCGATTTATATCTGGACTCAATGAAGGTACCAAAAAACATAGACCTGAATGTGATCGAAGCTAAAAGATTCGCCCATTTGGCGACAAAAATAGTCGATCACAAATTACAAGGTACGCTTGATTTACTTGATCAATGCAAACATTATTTGTCCATTGATCTAAAAAAGCGGTGGTATAGCGACTTTAACAAGCAAATGGCCGCGTTATTGTACTGTCTTGAGAAGTATATCAAACGATTTGGTGATATACCATTGAGTGGAGAATTTCCTGACATGGAATCAGGGTCAGCACACTATGGAGCCCTGAAATCTATttatgatgataaaaaactaCACGACTTGAAAGCGTTTAAAGAAATTGTCTATAAACTGCTTGGAGATAGAGTACCTGATACTCTTGTAGAAAGCTTTTGCAACAATTTGGGTTTCATTAGTTGTTTATCACCAACAACCACAGCACTCGATTCTCTTTATGAGTGTCAGGGGTCAGATTCGCTTATGGCTAACACTGCGCCAATAGGATATTGCTATCCAAACGACGCATTTATGGCAGGCCTCATTTCTCAGGAGATGATCAAAATTGTGACCCATCAATATCTTCCTATCAATGACACATTCAAATACGATGCATTTAATATCGAGAGTGGTGCTTACAAACTATAG
- the SPB4 gene encoding ATP-dependent RNA helicase SPB4 (similar to Saccharomyces cerevisiae SPB4 (YFL002C); ancestral locus Anc_8.87) has product MSESLSWDNIDYPLQPWMKNAIEVMGFDTMTPVQASTVPLFARNKDVVVESVTGSGKTVAFVIPIIEKIIAEEANTSKFKKGNFHSLVIAPTRELSTQINDVFHTFFQHYPEDQPPIKCQLLVGTHQKSVRDDVATFLEDKPQILVGTPGRVLDFLQFPSVKTSSCGMLVLDEADRLLDMSFMGDVQRILNLLPKQRRTGLFSATISSIGDLIFKTGLRNPVKVTVKSKNASPSSLGLYYTLVEPQEKLQQFLNIMNNYKFKKCIAYFPTCISVTYFYAFLKYIQNETSHLDSEVELYSLHGKLQTTSRLKTLEKFTETLGKSVLLTTDVAARGLDISEVDLVLQLDPPTDTSVFLHRCGRTGRANRVGKAIAFLNVGREEDYIPFLEVKDIHIEEMSLKRDGIPREDFYCVFKNWLLKDRARFDLGVRSFVAYIKHYSNHSASSIFRLQSLDYVGLAKLYGLFRLPKMPEITKHFKDNSVKDGWITEDRVDLDNFAYKDKKKESVRQSELRNIQKIHDKKKLKFELKKKNMAWSDKAETKESKLERKAKLALKRKALEEQIQKDQENVENEVEQDWKSVILQNKKRKGNSSGIQGSFDDL; this is encoded by the coding sequence ATGTCAGAATCTCTATCGTGGGATAATATAGACTACCCGTTGCAGCCGTGGATGAAAAATGCCATAGAAGTTATGGGGTTTGATACCATGACACCGGTTCAGGCATCGACAGTGCCATTGTTCGCAAGAAATAAAGACGTCGTCGTGGAATCTGTGACAGGATCAGGGAAAACCGTAGCTTTCGTGATTCCTATAATAGAAAAGATCATCGCCGAGGAAGCAAACACCTCAAAGTTTAAGAAGggaaattttcattctttggtCATCGCTCCTACAAGAGAGCTTTCAACACAAATAAATGATGTTTTTCATACTTTTTTCCAGCATTATCCTGAAGACCAGCCACCAATAAAATGCCAGCTTCTGGTTGGCACGCATCAAAAGTCTGTTAGGGACGATGTTGCGACGTTTTTGGAAGATAAGCCACAAATACTTGTCGGTACGCCTGGCAGGGTCCTGGATTTTTTACAATTCCCAAGCGTCAAAACTTCTTCGTGTGGTATGCTTGTTCTCGATGAAGCTGATAGGTTGCTGGATATGAGTTTCATGGGTGATGTTCAGAGAATTTTGAACTTACTGCCGAAGCAAAGGAGGACAGGATTGTTCTCTGCTACAATTAGTAGTATTGGTGATCTTATTTTTAAAACGGGGCTGAGAAACCCGGTGAAAGTGACggtgaaatcaaaaaatgcaagCCCTTCTTCTCTAGGCTTGTATTATACGCTAGTTGAACCTCAGGAGAAGTTACagcaatttttgaacataaTGAATAACTATAAATTTAAAAAGTGCATAGCATATTTTCCCACATGCATCTCAGTGACTTATTTCTATGCTTTTCTAAAGTATATCCAAAATGAGACTAGCCATCTTGACAGTGAAGTAGAATTATATTCATTGCATGGGAAGCTTCAAACAACTTCAAGACTGAAAACACTGGAGAAATTTACTGAAACACTTGGAAAATCTGTTTTATTGACCACCGATGTAGCTGCAAGAGGTCTGGACATATCTGAAGTCGATTTAGTTCTGCAACTGGATCCTCCCACGGACACCAGCGTTTTCTTGCATAGGTGCGGCAGGACTGGAAGAGCCAACAGAGTTGGTAAAGCTAtagcatttttgaatgttggTAGGGAGGAAGATTATATTCCATTTTTAGAAGTTAAGGATATTcacattgaagaaatgagCCTTAAAAGAGATGGAATTCCTAGGGAAGACTTTTATTGCgtattcaaaaattggttATTAAAAGATAGAGCAAGATTTGATTTGGGAGTGAGATCTTTTGTTGCTTATATTAAGCATTATTCAAACCACTCAGCAAGCTCAATTTTTAGACTTCAATCGCTTGATTACGTTGGTTTAGCAAAGCTCTATGGATTATTCCGTCTGCCCAAAATGCCAGAAATTACCAAACATTTCAAAGACAATAGCGTCAAAGACGGCTGGATAACTGAAGATCGTGTGGATTTAGATAATTTTGCCTATAAAGATAAGAAAAAGGAATCTGTAAGACAATCGGAGTTGAGGAACATACAAAAGATACAcgataagaaaaaattgaagttcgaattgaagaagaagaatatgGCATGGTCTGATAAAGCAGAGACGAAAGAGTCAAAACTCGAAAGAAAAGCAAAATTGGctctgaaaagaaaagctcTGGAAGAACAGATACAAAAGGATCAAGAAAACGTCGAAAACGAAGTGGAGCAAGATTGGAAAAGTGTGATATTGcaaaacaagaaaagaaaaggaaattcTAGCGGTATACAAGGCAGCTTTGATGATTTATAG
- the LSP1 gene encoding lipid-binding protein LSP1 (similar to Saccharomyces cerevisiae LSP1 (YPL004C); ancestral locus Anc_8.85), with the protein MHRTYSLRNSRAPTASQLQSPPPPPSTTKSKFFGKASVATSFRKNAAGNFGPELARKLSQLVTTEKGVLRSLEVVSNERRAAARQLSLWGADNDEDVSDVTDKLGVLIYELGELQDQFIDKYDQYRITLKSVRNIEASVQPSRDRKEKITNEIAHLKYKDPQSPKVPVLEQELVRAEAESLVAEAQLSNITREKLKAAFNYQFDSIRELAEKFALIAGYGKALLELLDDSPLTPGEARPAYDGYEASRQIIIDAEIALESWTLEVAAVKPTLSFHQTVADVYDELDDEDQWAGEHDGTEPEVEEAEVVETVEPTA; encoded by the coding sequence ATGCACAGAACTTattctttgagaaattcGAGAGCACCAACTGCGTCTCAATTACAAtctccaccaccaccaccatCAACCACTAaatctaaattttttggtaaaGCGTCTGTTGCGACCTCCtttagaaagaatgctGCTGGTAATTTTGGCCCTGAATTAGCCCGGAAGCTATCACAGTTGGTGACCACAGAAAAGGGTGTTTTGAGATCACTTGAAGTGGTTTCTAATGAGCGTCGCGCAGCTGCAAGGCAACTCTCTTTATGGGGTGCCGATAATGATGAGGACGTTTCGGACGTTACCGATAAGTTGGGTGTCTTGATTTACGAATTGGGTGAATTGCAAGACCAATTCATCGATAAGTACGATCAATATCGTATTACTTTGAAATCGGTCAGGAACATCGAAGCCTCAGTTCAACCTTCAAGAGACCGTAAGGAGAAGATCACCAATGAAATCGCTCACTTGAAGTACAAAGATCCTCAGTCTCCAAAGGTTCCCGTATTGGAGCAAGAGTTGGTTCGTGCCGAGGCTGAGTCTTTGGTGGCTGAAGCTCAGTTGTCTAATATTACGAgggaaaaattgaaagctGCCTTTAACTATCAGTTTGATTCTATCAGAGAGcttgctgaaaaattcgcCTTAATTGCCGGCTATGGAAAAGCTCTGTTGGAGTTGCTAGATGATTCTCCATTAACGCCAGGCGAGGCAAGACCAGCTTACGATGGTTATGAGGCTTCAAGACAAATTATCATAGATGCCGAGATTGCTCTGGAATCATGGACTTTGGAAGTCGCAGCTGTCAAGCCTACTTTATCCTTCCATCAAACTGTTGCTGACGTTTATGATGAGCTTGATGACGAAGATCAATGGGCAGGCGAACACGATGGTACTGAACctgaagttgaagaagccGAAGTTGTTGAAACTGTCGAACCTACTGCTTAG
- the DEG1 gene encoding pseudouridine synthase DEG1 (similar to Saccharomyces cerevisiae DEG1 (YFL001W); ancestral locus Anc_8.88) — MSLWQRLFAIRNSFSLKGGKMLASEKDKYLNWTKEQLIARVLQLENSELRERKRRLALPDKESKKANKQKKVKEFDFSKHNVRFIALKFAYLGWNYNGLAVQKEPTPLPTVEGTIIDALNKCKLVPPVSPNEYKFSRCGRTDKGVSAMNQVISLNIRSNLTNEQQADPQYDSDEIQYVHILNQLLPDDIRISAVCLRPPSGFDARFSCQHRHYRYFFQKEGLDIPKMEEAAKLYLGENDFRNFCKLDGSKQITNYLRTVMSSKISQLSDDFYYFDLVGSAFLWHQVRCMIAILFLIGQGLEEPKLIIEMLTVDQTPRKPIYDMASEIPLILYDCSFENMDWIRTDLNDYKAVKYGKAASALTSKYQMKAEIAKIFKSVLSVDASLGADLKGKTIVNIGDGKGKVIAKYEKMLDRKVMDTAEEVNEKYRQRKKIKNKGMK, encoded by the coding sequence ATGAGCTTATGGCAAAGACTCTTTGCAATACGTAATAGTTTTAGCTTGAAAGGAGGTAAAATGCTTGCTTCGGAGAAGGATAAATACTTAAATTGGACGAAGGAACAGCTAATTGCAAGAGTGTTGCAGCTGGAAAACAGTGAACTCCGTGAAAGGAAACGAAGATTAGCTCTACCAGacaaagaatcaaaaaaagctaacaagcagaaaaaagtaaaggagtttgatttttcaaagcaCAACGTCAGATTCATTGCGCTGAAATTTGCGTATCTCGGATGGAATTACAACGGTTTGGCTGTACAAAAGGAGCCTACCCCACTGCCTACAGTAGAAGGCACTATCATTGATGCACTAAATAAATGCAAGTTAGTTCCGCCAGTCAGTCCGAATGAGTATAAGTTTAGTCGATGTGGAAGAACAGATAAGGGCGTCAGCGCCATGAATCAAGTAATCTCGTTAAATATAAGATCAAACCTCACAAATGAACAACAAGCTGACCCTCAATATGATTCCGATGAGATACAATACGTACATATTCTTAACCAACTGCTACCAGATGATATAAGGATTTCTGCAGTCTGTTTGAGACCACCTAGCGGCTTTGATGCAAGATTTAGTTGCCAGCATCGTCATTACCgctatttttttcaaaaggaagGATTAGATATTCCcaaaatggaagaagcaGCTAAACTGTATCTTGGTGAAAATGATTTTAGAAATTTCTGTAAATTAGATGGCTCCAAGCAAATAACTAATTATCTAAGAACAGTTATGAGTTCGAAGATATCACAGTTATCTGATGATTTCTATTACTTCGATTTGGTTGGTTCGGCATTTTTGTGGCACCAGGTTCGTTGTATGATTGCAATCTTGTTTTTAATCGGTCAAGGACTTGAAGAGCCAAAGTTGATTATTGAAATGCTGACTGTGGATCAGACACCAAGAAAGCCTATATACGACATGGCCAGCGAAATACCACTTATTCTTTACGATTGcagctttgaaaatatggattGGATCAGAACTGATTTGAATGACTATAAAGCTGTTAAATATGGAAAAGCTGCAAGTGCACTGACttccaaatatcaaatgaagGCCGAAATAGCtaaaatcttcaaaagtgtTTTATCTGTCGACGCATCTTTGGGAGCGGACTTGAAAGGTAAGACAATAGTGAACATAGGAGACGGAAAAGGTAAGGTAATTGctaaatatgaaaaaatgctGGATAGAAAAGTGATGGATACAGCCGAAGAggtgaatgaaaaatatagGCAGCgcaaaaagatcaaaaataaaGGCATGAAATAA
- the AEP3 gene encoding Aep3p (similar to Saccharomyces cerevisiae AEP3 (YPL005W); ancestral locus Anc_8.84), whose product MNVLEKLGQALTKHVLKSPSLQHEEILLSSFEKARPLSVDKSKRIGSSKAPVNECVKSNLSLVGRGSSFQKKVVKEYLSPLRSHPFTRHEITDDYEVDKATRMSNWGKHVKGAKNSQEIIISSSYQFIGDMLAALVACTPRSIQVVSEDILRIFPKYTIENVPKIPSFQNDSHLFQDYIGMLTHTNFLFKNSSRLNGIIPKLLRNLMHPGNVKTMNLRATQNYNDLIYFYSEKFDFASCRETFVQMKIEGISSNTTTYNLMLRSILKNSHIRKTKPPDDEILFYLRRMKAENIKADTVTWTTCYNFLNEDISRLIFVEQMELRSIPITQRFIYTVLKNGSYGSKDYLKFLSDHRIPLDQKLFNLCIDNLLSEERSDIAWIFMEHTLRKRTKDFKLGAATLNSFVRYFADKGRLDMALITFNTCVTQYQIYPNIESFDMLFKALAKNGYTKKFPIIFEYFKRLRARWSCGNRTSYWTVRCKSMIEFSVAQKRLVTELDLERADSLLATINWVTIPNGFTMEIWKNSGPEVRRILRYLSCIPMPLKQMNFTVSKDLEKSEKRKRFREKIRFIAVQNAMYKRIPYSKDWYGSLKSELEERNVIERAKDATK is encoded by the coding sequence ATGAATGTCCTGGAAAAACTAGGCCAGGCATTGACTAAGCATGTTCTTAAGTCACCTAGTTTGCAGCACGAGGAAATCTTGCTAAgctcatttgaaaaagcaagaCCATTGAGCGTTGACAAGAGCAAGAGAATTGGGTCTTCAAAAGCTCCCGTAAATGAGTGTGTCAAGAGCAATCTTTCCTTGGTGGGAAGGGGCTccagttttcaaaagaaagttgTTAAAGAATACCTATCACCGCTGCGATCTCATCCATTCACTCGACATGAAATAACTGACGATTATGAAGTTGATAAAGCAACTCGTATGAGCAACTGGGGGAAGCATGTAAAAGGAGCGAAAAATTCGCAGGAAATAATAATAAGTAGCTCATATCAGTTTATCGGTGATATGCTTGCCGCTTTAGTTGCTTGCACTCCAAGATCAATTCAAGTAGTATCTGAGGATATTTTACGAATATTTCCGAAATatacaattgaaaatgtcCCCAAAATCCCAAGCTTTCAAAACGACTCGCACCTTTTCCAGGATTACATCGGGATGTTGACAcatacaaattttttattcaagAATTCCTCACGATTGAACGGTATCATTCCCAAACTTTTACGAAATCTCATGCATCCGGGCAATGTCAAAACAATGAATTTAAGAGCAACTCAAAATTATAATGATCTCATATATTTTTacagtgaaaaatttgacttTGCGAGTTGTCGTGAAACTTTTGTACAGATGAAAATAGAGGGCATATCTTCAAACACCACTACATACAACTTGATGTTACGAAGTATTTTAAAAAACTCCCACATAAGGAAAACAAAGCCGCCTGATGATGAGATACTATTTTATCTTCGGCGCATGAAAGCTGAAAACATAAAGGCAGATACTGTAACATGGACAACATGCTATAATTTTCTCAACGAAGATATTTCAAGACTGATTTTTGTGGAACAAATGGAACTTAGATCCATACCGATAACTCAACGTTTTATTTATACAGTGTTAAAAAATGGATCTTATGGATCGAAGGACTACCTTAAATTCCTAAGTGACCATCGTATTCCCTTGGACCAAAAGCTTTTCAATCTATGTATTGATAATCTTTTGAGTGAGGAAAGATCGGACATTGCATGGATTTTCATGGAGCATACACTTAGAAAGCGTACAAAAGATTTTAAACTAGGAGCTGcaactttgaattcttttgtAAGATATTTCGCAGACAAGGGCAGACTTGATATGGCCCTCATAACTTTCAACACTTGTGTAACGCAATATCAGATATATCCGAATATTGAAAGCTTTGATATGCTCTTCAAAGCTCTGGCGAAAAATGGTTATACTAAAAAGTTTCCCATCATTTTCGAGTACTTTAAGCGTCTACGAGCTCGCTGGAGTTGCGGAAATCGAACGAGCTACTGGACAGTGAGATGTAAGTCAATGATTGAGTTCAGCGTAGCGCAAAAGAGGTTGGTAACTGAGCTGGATCTTGAACGGGCAGATAGCTTACTGGCTACCATCAATTGGGTAACCATTCCTAATGGATTTACGATggaaatttggaaaaatagTGGGCCCGAAGTAAGAAGAATTCTGCGATACCTCTCATGTATCCCCATGCCTTTAAAGCAGATGAACTTCACAGTGAGTAAAGATCTAGAAAAatcagagaaaagaaaacggTTTCGTGAGAAAATACGGTTCATTGCGGTTCAAAACGCAATGTATAAAAGAATTCCATATTCAAAGGATTGGTACGGTTCGTTAAAAAGCGAATTGGAGGAAAGAAATGTTATCGAGAGAGCTAAAGACGCAACGAAATGA